The window CAAGAGATACTTAAAAAAGTTCTCGATGGAATTATAAATTGGAATGTCCTGTATCTTACTGGAAAAGAGAAAAAGCTCGATGAGGAAGAGACTTTCAAGATTGAAGCAGAAAAGACGAGAATAGGCATTCTCTCTGGAATGTATCTTCACAAAAAGGTTGCTGAAGAAGCAGTAATTCCTGATAAGAAAATTAAAGAGTATTATGAAAAGCTGAAAGGATATTTCAAAGGGAAAGAGCTCGATGATGAGATAAAATCAAAGATAAGAGTTATAATTCTAAATAAAGATTTTGAGAAATATTCAAGAGCAATAATAAACCAAGTCAAAAAGAATCACAATTTTTCAATAGAGAAAGAAAAGATTTCATCATTGGTAAAAAATGCTTCCCCTTCAGAGGATAATACAATAATTGGGAAGGTAGATGATTATACGCTTACTTGGGGCGCATTCAAAAAATTTCTTGGCAGGGAACTTACAGAGAAAGACAAGGGTAATGTGGTGATAATGGTTAGAAATTTTTTGGAAAAGAGAATGCTTGCAGAAGAAGCTGAGAGAATTGGTATGGATAAATCTGATTCCTTTAAGAAGGATATGCATCATTTTGAGAAAAATGCCATTGCCCTTGCAATGAGAAAGAAAATTTTAAAAGAGGTTGCCCCTACAGAAAAGGAGTTGAGGGAATATTATAAGAAAAATAAGAAAAATTATACGATACCCGAATCCGTGGATTTAAACCTTATGGTAGTTGAAAAAGAGGAGGAAGCAAAGAAAATAAGAAAGATTCTTGATGAGAATTTCAAAAAATTCACTGACCTTGCATTTGAATATTCTCTGATTGAAGATGCCAAAAATAACAATGGAGTTTATGAATTGTTAACAAAAAAGAAGCTAAAGAAAATCGTGGGCAATACACTGACAAAGAAAATATTTTCTTCAGCAGTGGGGAAGATTGAAGGACCAATAAAAACTGAAAAGGGATATTCCATATATAGAGTCAATGCCCACAGGGAAGAGAAGATAACTCCCTTTGATAAAGTTAAAGACGATATTTTAGTGAATTTGCAGGAAGAGAAGGTAAGGGAAAGGATAAATAAGCTTCGTGAGAATTACAGGATAAAAACATATCTTGAAAATGTCAATTTCAGCAGAAGCTAAAACTCAACAATACCACTTCAAAATTCATCTTTCAGAAAATCATCAATAATGGAGACATTATTATTAACATCAAAGATGATTTAGGGTTATAATAAACAAGATTCTGTTGTAATGCCTTTTGATTATAACTTGTTGATTATTAAGATATTTTTATGAGAGAAAAACTGACGGCACTAATTCCCTGCTGTAATGAAGAGGAAAATATAAGGGATTGTCTTGAAAGCGTAAAATGGGCTGATGAGATATTTGTAGTAGATTCTTTCAGTAACGACAGGACAGTGGAAATTGCAAAAGAATATACCTCTCGAGTAATTCAGCACGAGTATATCAATTCAGCTACACAGAAAAATTGGGCAATACCTCAAGCATCTAATGAATGGGTGTTGATTGTTGATTCTGATGAGAGAGTTACTCCTGACTTGAGAGATGAGATAATCAATATCCTGTCTTCAAATCCTCGATATGACGGTTATTATATTCCAAGAAAGAATTTCTTTCTTGGCAGAGAAGTTAAATACGGCGGATGGGGTTATGAGAATGACCTTAATATTAGGCTTTTTAGAAGAGATAAGGGCAGATATGAAGATAAGGAAGTCCATGCTGATATCATTATAGATGGTAAAGTAGGCAGAATCAAAGAGCCATTTTTACATTATTCATACAACTCACTTGAGCAATATATGAAGAAGATGTCGCGCTATACAAACTGGGCGGCAATGGATCTTTGCAAAAAGCACAAAAGAATAGGTGTTACTCATCTTCTCTTTCGCCCTTTCTTTACATTTTTGAAAATGTATGTTCTAAAATTTGGTTTTTTGGACGGAATTAGAGGCATAATCCTTGCCTTTCTTTCCTCCTATTATGTTTATATTAAATATGCAAAAGCATGGGAAATGATAAATGCCGAAAACATCAAAAAACCAGAGGCGCATCCTCGTAGTGAGAAATGATAAGGTTGGCGACCTTATCATTGCCACTCCTGCGTTAAAAGCGTTGAGAGAATCATTCCCTGATGCCTTTATTTCAGCATGGGTCAGTATTTATGCAAAGGATGTACTTTCTAACAATCCTTATGTTGATAAGGTTATAGTAGAAGATGAAAATGGGAAGCATAAAGGATTAAGAGGGCTTTTACTCTTGGTTGAAGAGATCAAAAAAGAGAGATTTGACACTGCCGTCGTTATTTTCCCTTTTTTCAGAAATGCATTGGCTGTTTTTCTTGCGCGAATCCCTATACGAATATCTACAGGTTTTAGATGGTACCAATTTCTTTTCAATCGATTGACTTATCTAAGAAGGTCAAAGGCATTGAGACATGAAATAGATTATGCAGTAGAGCTCGTTGAGATGGCAGGAGCAAAACCGATCAAAGGGTTGCCTGAGCTTTATCCGTCAAAGGATGATTACAACTATGCTGAAGATTTTTTTTCTAAAAACGGCATTAGAAAAGATAATAATATTATAATAGGGATCAATCCCGGTTCAGGCCTTTCAGCAAGAAAGTGGCCTGAAAAATGTTATATAGAACTTTCAAAAAGATTGATTGAAAAGATTGGAGCTGACATTATTATTTTTTGGGGACCGGGAGAAAAGGCAATGGCAGAAGAAATGGCGAGAGCTATTGGGAAAGGTTCAGTGATTGCGAGTGAAACCAATATCTTACAGCTTGCCGCATTTATATCTAATTGCTCTCTTTTCATTACAAACAATACTGGACCAATGCATATTGCAGCGGCTACGGATACTCCTATGATAGCAATTTTTGACCCTAAGAAGGCATGCGCGCCTGAAAGATGGGGATATGAAGATGAAAAACGTATAGTACTGAAGCCTAATATAGATTGCAATGACTCCTGCAGAAAAAAGAGATGCGGATATGATGAGTGTATGGAGTTGGTGACTGTTGATATGGTTTTCAAATCAGCGCAGAAGCTATTGGGGTCTGAAATATTAAATCAGCGAAAGGAAGGAGAAAATGCCTGATAGAAGACCATTGAATATTCTTCAGATTTCAAGCACAAGAAAAAGAGGCGGCTCAGGTGCAAGCGCAATGATGCTTGTAAAGAAGCTATTTGAAAGGGGACACAATGTTATATATGTATGTAGAGAATCGAGTCTCGGTTATAGAGAGCTTTATAAGAAAGGTGTCAAGACGATTACATCAATCGATATGAAAAGTGGTTTTAAGCCCTCAATTGCCTTCATAAAATCCTATAGGCGGGATATTCAATGTTTGAAGAGCATTATAAAGGCAGAAAAGATAGATATAGTGCATATGCATTCTTCTCCTGAAGGATGGCGCGGTACGCTTGCAGTAATGAGGATGAAAAATAGGCCTGCCCTGATAAGAAGTCGCCACATTGTTGTCCCTGTTAAGAGAAATATTGCGAATCTTTGGATGTTTAATCGTATGACTGATTCAGTGATTGCCGTGAATGAAGGCATAAGGCAGAACTATTTTGATCACGGAAAATATGATAAAGAAAAGATTGTAACAATATATGATGGAGTTGATGCTGACAGGTTTGACCCTTCTAAATATGACAGAATGAAGGTTAGAAAGGAGTTGGGAATAAGTGAAAATACGCCTTTAATTGCCGTTATTGCAAGGATTGCAAAGGTTAAAGGGCACAACTTTATGATCGATGCTATGAAAAGGATAATTCAAAAGTTCCCGGATGCAATTCTTGCCATTGCAGGTCAAAGAGGAAGAAAACAAAATGTAGGACTTTATGAAAAACTTGTTAACAAAACAATCAAGATGGGCTTGAAGAAGAATATTAGATTTCTCGATTTTAGAGAAGATGTTCCTGAAATATTGGCTGCTGCGGATATTTTTGTGCTTCCTTCCATTGGTTCGGAGGGGTCAAGCAGAGGCACTCTTGAAGCAATGGCAATGGCAAAGCCATGTATAACGACAACTGTTGGAATACTGCCTGAAATTGTTGAAGATGAAGTTACAGGCATTCTCGTCAAGCCTGAGGACAGTGATGCTATTGCTAATGCCGTTATTGATCTTTTGTCGAACAAAAATAAAGCGACATTGATGGGAGAAAGAGCAAGAGAAAAGATTCTTAAAGATTTTACTGAAGATGCAATGGTTGAAAAGGTAGAGAATCTCTATTATCGGATTTTGGAGAAAAGAGGCAAATTGAACTAAGATGAAGAAGAGGTTGAGAATACTGCAGACAAATAGTCATCGAGGCGGTTGGGGTGGACAGCCAAATAGAATCCTTATGAAATCCATAGAGCTTACAAAGAGAGGGCATTTTGTAATAATAGCAGTGCCTTCAGGCAGTACGCTTTCGCAGAGGGCAAAAGAGCAGTCTCTGCCTGTTTATGACGACCTCGCTTTTGACAGAAAGTTCAAGCCTTATGAGAAGATAGAAGAAATTCTCAAGATTAAAAATTTGATAGAAACTGAAGATATAGATATTGTACACACTCATGGTTCGCAGGATACTTGGATATGTGCAGTAGCAGGGCGTTTGGCAAAGAATAAGCCAGTTATTATAAGAACAAGGCATAATATATTTCCTATAGCCACTCATTTTTTTAACAGATATCTGTATAGAAGAATCATAGATAGAGTTATTGCAGTATCTGACGGCGTAACAGAAATTTTTGAAAAGAACGGGCTTTTGCCTCCACAAGAGATCAAGATAATTCCAAGCAGTGTTGATTTGGATAGATTTTCTCCTGATGATGTGGAAGCACGAGAGACAATCAGAAGGGAATTCAATATAAAGGAAAATGAGACACTGATTGGTATGGTTGGAAGATTTGCCCGTGAAAAAGGACATAGAGTACTTCTTGATGCTGCTCAAAAAATTATAGAAAACAGGAAAGATGTGAAATTTATTCTTGCAGGTGAAGGACCTCTCGAAGAAGAATTGAAAAATGAAGTAAAGGAAAAAGGTATTGCCGATTATGTCATCTTTGCAGGATTTAGAAAAGATATTCCTCAGTTTTTATCTGCACTCGATATTTTCACATTGACTCCTACTGCAGGAGAGTCACTTGGCACTGCTATACTTGAAGCATTTGCAATGAAAAAACCGGTAGTTGCAGCAGATTTGGGAGGTGTGCATACATCGGTAAGAGATGGTACGACAGGCTTCCTTTTTCAACCGGGAAACAGTGAGGAGCTTGCCATAAAGCTTTCAAGGTTGATTGAAGACAAAACATTGCGCGTAAAGTTTGGAGAAGCAGGAAGAAGAATGATTGAAGAAGA is drawn from Candidatus Schekmanbacteria bacterium and contains these coding sequences:
- a CDS encoding glycosyltransferase family 1 protein; the protein is MKKRLRILQTNSHRGGWGGQPNRILMKSIELTKRGHFVIIAVPSGSTLSQRAKEQSLPVYDDLAFDRKFKPYEKIEEILKIKNLIETEDIDIVHTHGSQDTWICAVAGRLAKNKPVIIRTRHNIFPIATHFFNRYLYRRIIDRVIAVSDGVTEIFEKNGLLPPQEIKIIPSSVDLDRFSPDDVEARETIRREFNIKENETLIGMVGRFAREKGHRVLLDAAQKIIENRKDVKFILAGEGPLEEELKNEVKEKGIADYVIFAGFRKDIPQFLSALDIFTLTPTAGESLGTAILEAFAMKKPVVAADLGGVHTSVRDGTTGFLFQPGNSEELAIKLSRLIEDKTLRVKFGEAGRRMIEEEFTKEKMAEATEEVYFEEFDKKLKRESAK
- a CDS encoding peptidyl-prolyl cis-trans isomerase, whose protein sequence is QEILKKVLDGIINWNVLYLTGKEKKLDEEETFKIEAEKTRIGILSGMYLHKKVAEEAVIPDKKIKEYYEKLKGYFKGKELDDEIKSKIRVIILNKDFEKYSRAIINQVKKNHNFSIEKEKISSLVKNASPSEDNTIIGKVDDYTLTWGAFKKFLGRELTEKDKGNVVIMVRNFLEKRMLAEEAERIGMDKSDSFKKDMHHFEKNAIALAMRKKILKEVAPTEKELREYYKKNKKNYTIPESVDLNLMVVEKEEEAKKIRKILDENFKKFTDLAFEYSLIEDAKNNNGVYELLTKKKLKKIVGNTLTKKIFSSAVGKIEGPIKTEKGYSIYRVNAHREEKITPFDKVKDDILVNLQEEKVRERINKLRENYRIKTYLENVNFSRS
- a CDS encoding glycosyltransferase family 9 protein; this translates as MPKTSKNQRRILVVRNDKVGDLIIATPALKALRESFPDAFISAWVSIYAKDVLSNNPYVDKVIVEDENGKHKGLRGLLLLVEEIKKERFDTAVVIFPFFRNALAVFLARIPIRISTGFRWYQFLFNRLTYLRRSKALRHEIDYAVELVEMAGAKPIKGLPELYPSKDDYNYAEDFFSKNGIRKDNNIIIGINPGSGLSARKWPEKCYIELSKRLIEKIGADIIIFWGPGEKAMAEEMARAIGKGSVIASETNILQLAAFISNCSLFITNNTGPMHIAAATDTPMIAIFDPKKACAPERWGYEDEKRIVLKPNIDCNDSCRKKRCGYDECMELVTVDMVFKSAQKLLGSEILNQRKEGENA
- a CDS encoding glycosyltransferase family 2 protein; protein product: MREKLTALIPCCNEEENIRDCLESVKWADEIFVVDSFSNDRTVEIAKEYTSRVIQHEYINSATQKNWAIPQASNEWVLIVDSDERVTPDLRDEIINILSSNPRYDGYYIPRKNFFLGREVKYGGWGYENDLNIRLFRRDKGRYEDKEVHADIIIDGKVGRIKEPFLHYSYNSLEQYMKKMSRYTNWAAMDLCKKHKRIGVTHLLFRPFFTFLKMYVLKFGFLDGIRGIILAFLSSYYVYIKYAKAWEMINAENIKKPEAHPRSEK
- a CDS encoding glycosyltransferase family 1 protein; translated protein: MPDRRPLNILQISSTRKRGGSGASAMMLVKKLFERGHNVIYVCRESSLGYRELYKKGVKTITSIDMKSGFKPSIAFIKSYRRDIQCLKSIIKAEKIDIVHMHSSPEGWRGTLAVMRMKNRPALIRSRHIVVPVKRNIANLWMFNRMTDSVIAVNEGIRQNYFDHGKYDKEKIVTIYDGVDADRFDPSKYDRMKVRKELGISENTPLIAVIARIAKVKGHNFMIDAMKRIIQKFPDAILAIAGQRGRKQNVGLYEKLVNKTIKMGLKKNIRFLDFREDVPEILAAADIFVLPSIGSEGSSRGTLEAMAMAKPCITTTVGILPEIVEDEVTGILVKPEDSDAIANAVIDLLSNKNKATLMGERAREKILKDFTEDAMVEKVENLYYRILEKRGKLN